The following proteins are encoded in a genomic region of bacterium:
- a CDS encoding TIGR00282 family metallophosphoesterase, giving the protein MSKETNTIRVLFIGDVVGKPGRVAVRELIDSLVDHHHIDLVAANAENAAGGFGITSETAGDLFSAGVHLLTTGNHVWDKKEALDLLANEERIVRPANYPPGAPGLGLVTVKTPGGVPVTVVNISGRVFMDNVDCPFRTMDRILEDLAGAGGKCVVVDFHAEATSEKRAMALYLDGRVSALLGTHTHIQTADERIMPGGTAYLTDLGMTGNGDGSVIGIDFKAARYRFLTQMPARFDLAKGVPVLNGAFVEMDTATGKALSIQRVTKSLDRSVSP; this is encoded by the coding sequence TTGAGTAAAGAGACCAACACCATCCGCGTGCTGTTTATCGGCGACGTTGTCGGCAAGCCCGGCAGGGTGGCGGTCCGGGAGCTTATAGACAGCCTTGTAGATCACCATCACATCGATCTCGTGGCCGCCAACGCCGAGAACGCGGCAGGGGGGTTCGGGATCACATCGGAGACGGCCGGGGATCTTTTCTCGGCCGGCGTCCACCTTCTTACCACCGGCAACCACGTCTGGGACAAGAAAGAGGCGCTGGATCTTCTGGCAAATGAGGAGCGTATCGTGCGCCCGGCGAACTACCCTCCCGGCGCCCCCGGTCTGGGTCTCGTCACGGTCAAAACGCCCGGCGGGGTCCCTGTCACTGTCGTTAACATCTCGGGACGGGTCTTCATGGATAACGTGGACTGCCCCTTCAGAACTATGGACCGGATCCTGGAGGACCTGGCCGGCGCCGGCGGGAAATGCGTGGTGGTTGATTTCCACGCCGAAGCCACCTCCGAGAAAAGGGCCATGGCCCTTTACCTGGACGGCAGGGTCAGCGCGCTCCTTGGCACCCACACCCACATCCAGACCGCCGACGAGCGGATCATGCCCGGGGGGACAGCCTACCTCACGGACCTGGGGATGACGGGGAATGGGGACGGGTCTGTCATCGGCATCGATTTCAAGGCGGCCCGTTACCGGTTCCTCACCCAGATGCCGGCCAGGTTCGACCTGGCCAAGGGGGTCCCGGTTTTAAACGGGGCCTTTGTGGAGATGGACACGGCGACCGGGAAAGCCCTTTCCATCCAGCGGGTCACCAAATCCCTCGACAGGTCCGTATC